Below is a window of Rhodoglobus vestalii DNA.
CGTCACTGGCGCGGCGTTGGTGGTCATCACCGTCTCAGCATAGGTGAGCGGCTGTCGTTTCGTAAGGGGTGGCCGCGAACGGCGGCGGCTTAATCGGCGGAGCGCCAAATATCCGTTGTGACTGCGCCAGCTATCTCCTGAAGCGCTCGAACGTGCGCATCGAAGGCGTCTCTTCCGGCGGGCGACAGCGACAACCACATAATGCGTCGAGCATCGCCACGATCCGACGTCGATGCCTTGTCGGAGACGACGTATCCCGCCCCGATTAGGGTTTTCAGATGCTTCGAGAGTGTGGCGTCTGAGACGTCCAGTGCATTCCGGAGAACCGCGAAATCGAGTTTGTCGACGGGGCGGAGCAGCCCGCTGATGCGCAGACGCAGCGGTGCATGGATGACGTCGTCGAAGCGCACCTTATCCACGACGGAGGGTTTCTGCTGCAGAGCGGTAGGCGACTGCGGTTAGCCACGTTGTTAGGGCAAACGCGACAACGCTGGTGAAAGAGACCGCCCACTGCATCCCAAAAGATACCAACCCGAGAGAAACGCTGAATAGCGTGAAGCAACCGAAGAGAATCCCGACCATAGCCAGCACCGCGCGCGATCCCATCCGTTTGAATCGGATGCCGGTTTCTCGTTGGATCAGGTAGGCGATCACGAAAATGATGGCAAAAGCTAACCCGCTGGTCGCCGGCGGTTCAAAGTTCTCACCCGGCGAGGTTGTGGCAGCCGCGCCGACCCACCATGCAGCAACCGCTCCGAAGCCAGCCAGAAGAGGCCAAGGAACACGGATGCTGTCTGCTAGCCGATTGCGGTCGGCTGTCAGCTCGCCCAATTTATTGATGGCTTCGCTGCGGGACAGAGAATCGAAGTCACTTTCCATAACGGAAAGACTATAAGTTTTTTGCCGCAACGGCAAGTGACTTTATTCATTGCTGATCCTTGCGACAGTAAGGGCAGCCTGAACTTGCTGGCCGGATGCTGCGATTGCGAGTAGAACAAGAGCATGACAACTCTCGTGGCCGCAGTGCGCCGGTATCCGCTCGTGGCGCTAACGGTGGTTGTTGGGGTGGTTGGCCTCGCACTGAACTGGACTCCGGCATCCGCTGTCGTACCGTGGTTGCTGTCGGGGTATTCCCTTGTGGTTGCAGCGCGCGAAGCAGTCTCGATGATTCGACGCCTGTTCCGCAAAGAGTTTGGTCTCGATGTTCTTGCCGTCACGGCAATCATTGCGACAGTACTCGTTGGCGAGTATTGGGCGAGCATCGTCATTGTGCTGATGCTCACCGGGGGTGAGGCTCTTGAAGACTTTGCCGCTGGCAGAGCGCAGCGTGAGCTGAAAGCGCTTTTAAGCCGCGTGCCCCAGATTGCCCACGTTTTTGACGACAGCGGCGAGCTCGTCGATGTTCCGGTCACCGCGGTCACCGTTGGCGAGCGCCTTGTCGTGCGCCCCTCGGAAATTGTTCCCGTGGACGCGGTGCTTGTTTCTGCGTCGACCGCGGTAGATGAATCATCCCTTACCGGCGAAAGTATGCCGGTTGACAAGGTTGCCGGCGATCTCCTGCTGAGCGGTTCCGTCAACGGACCGGAAGCGGTCACCGTGACGGCCGCTGCACGAGCATCCGAAAGCCAATATCAGCGGATTGTGCAATTGGTCAGCGAAGCAGCCGCCAGCAAGCCTGCCCTGGTGCGGCTCGCCGATCGCTATGCTGCACCATTCACGTTTGTTTCCGTTGCATTGGCGGGGATCGCATGGTGGCTCTCGGGAGACCCCACACGGTTCGCTGAAGTATTGGTCGTTGCCACTCCATGCCCGCTGTTGATTGCCGCGCCGGTCGCATTCATGGCCGGAATGTCGAGCGCATCCGCGCACGGTGTGGTCATCAAAAATGCGGGCACCCTTGAAGTGCTGGCACGGGCAAAAACTGTCGTCTTCGACAAGACCGGTACGTTGACGCGCGGAACCCCCGAAGTGGTCGCGATCAGGCCCGAGTCAGGGCGAAGCGAAGAAGCAGTGCTCACACTGGTCGCCGCCGCAGAACAATACTCCTCCCACGTACTTGCAGCCTCACTCGTGGCAGAAGCTCGCCGCCGCGGCTACTCCTTGCCGGCCGTTACGGATGCGCGCGAAGTCGCGACGCACGGAGTTCAGGCACGCATCGGCACCGAAGTTATCACCGTCGGAAAGCCAGCCTTCGTCGCCGAACAGGCGCCCGGTCTTGCTCAAGTTGATCTCGGCAGCGGGGAAGCAGCCGTATATGTCGCCGTCGATGACCAATTGGCCGGGGTGATCATTCTGCGTGATGCGGTGCGAGATGAAGCACAACGAATGCTGCACGATCTACAGGCACTGGGCATCCAGAAGACCCTGATGGTGACGGGTGACATCGAACAGACCGCACAGAAAGTCGCCGACGAATTGCAGCTCAGCGAGGTGCACGCCGAGTGTCTTCCCGAAGACAAGGTGCGCATCGTGCACACCATCACACCGGGGCCGGTCGTCATGGTGGGGGATGGAGTCAACGATGCACCCGTACTTGCCGCCGCCGATGTGGGAATCGCGATGGGCGCAAAAGGCTCAACCGCGGCAAGCGAATCTGCCGACATCGTCATTCTGGTTGACGACCTCTACCGTGTGGTGGATGCCGTATCGGTCAGCAAGCGCACCGTCTATATTGCGCTGCAGAGCATTTGGATCGGTATCGCCATCAGCATCGCGCTCATGCTGGTGGCAATGACCGGGGTAATGCCCGCCATCGTTGGTGCCGCTCTTCAGGAGGTCGTGGATCTCGTGACGATCCTTAACGCGCTTCGTGCACTGAATCTTGGCCGTAATGCCGGGTCGGCGCGGGTCGCTAGTGACTCGTCGTCACCGTTGAGTGCGGGCGCTCGCTGACGCCTAACAGTTAGTACCCCGAGAAGTAGTCAGTGTGGATGCGCCGGGCCCCGTTCGTGCGCAGTGCCAACTTCAGGTCGTTGACGAGTGCTGGCGGGCCCGAAAGGTAAACGCGTCGGCTGGCCAGATCGGGCACCAGCGCGGAGAGTGCGTCGCCATTCATCCGCCCCTCGCCACCGAGTTCCCACCCGGCCGGCAGCGATTCGGCGGGCTGCGGCCCAAAGACAATTACACGAACGCCCGCTTCGCTGAGCACGTCAGTGAACGGCAGCGGTTCGCTGCTCGAGCTCGCATAAACCACAACGATGTCGCGACCCTCGCTGTGGCGCTGGGCATGCGCCACCTGGCTGGCGAAAGGGGTGACACCAATTCCGCCGGCAACCAGCAGTACCGGCTCGGAGATCTTGCGCGGCAGCACAAAATCGCCCCAGATTCCGGTGGCATTGACCTGAGCCCCCCGGGGAAGCGCCAAGAGTGCCGTCTTGAAACTGCTCGATTTTTCGGATACCGAAACAGTCACCGAGAGGGTGGCCCCGGCATCCGGCGCCGAAGAGATGGTGAAGTGGCGACGAACCCCACGAAAATCTGCCGCCGTGTGCGGCAGCGACAGCTCAATGTATTGTCCCGCCCGGAACGTGATGGGGCGGTGTGGGGCAAAAGTGATCTCCCAGATGCCGGGCGCAACCTCGGTTGTCTCGACGCGCGTCATGCGGATGGTTCGGCGCTGGGTGAAGAAGAACGCAATCAGGTTGCCAATGAGCAGGGCAAGCAGGGGGTCGCTGTAGAGGGGGCCGATGGAGAACGGGATGGAAAACAGAAGCGCGACGATCACGGCGATACTGAGTCGTTGCCAGCGGCGCGGCGGTTGGGTCAGGGGCTCGCTCAGCATGAAACCCACGAAGAAGAGCAGCGGGGAGGATGCGAAAGTGAAACTGAGTGCCTCGGTCAGCGAACCGCCACCGGCAATTGTCAGGGCGATGCGTGTGCTCGCCGCAACGACCACAAACACCACACCCAGATCGAGACGTTGCGTGCGGTAGAGGATGAGGAAGGCCGAAAGGACGATCAGCGGTTGCAGCCACGGGGTGCCGATCCACCAGGTCGGAAAGCCGAGGGGCGCGAAGATGAAAACGTACGCACCAATGGCTGCGGGATTGAAGATATGGCGCCCGCGGAATGCGATCAGAAACTTGGATGCGCCGGCAATGGTTGAGGCGAGAGCGATGCCCAGCAGCCCCGTCAGCTCGAGGCTCGGAGCCATGATGAAGAACACGATCAGGCCGGTGACCAACGATGATTCGAGGTGTGCGCGCTGGCGAACGATGCGGGCCCCAAGCCAGCTCGAGACGAAGCTGAAGACGACAGCCACGGGCAGGCTGGCGAGCAAAGCCAACGGATCGGGTGAAATTAGGCCGAAGAATGCGAGCACGATGGCGAGGACCGTAAGAAGCACAAGCGACGCCAGTACCAGTTTGTACATCGCGAGCGAGCCGAGTGTTCGATCTAGCCAGCGCTTCATGCGCGTGTCCTGTGCGTGAACAGCTCTCCGTTGAGGCTTGGCGACGACTCTACTCGGCCGGTCGCAAACATCCGCACCCAGTGAAAGTCGAACTCCGCTAAAAGGCTGGCTGGTTCAGCAAAGAACAGGGCGGTGGCGAGGCCATCTGCCTCTAGCGTGGTGGCGGCTATCGCCCACGTGGCGATGATGCGATCGGTGGGCAGACCCGTGCGGGCATCAAGGATGTGGTGAAGCCCCGCCCACGCACGTCGGTTGGGGGCTGAGGCGCAAATTGCTTCGTTCTGCACGGTCACCACGCCGATGGCTTTGCTGGTGTCGAGCGGATGTTCCAGCGCGACCCGGAGAGGCGTTTCGCCGCGGTGCAGAATATCTCCGCTCGCGTCCACCGTCATGGTGGTGACACGATGCGCGCGCAGTACCTCGGCGACGAGGTCAACAAGGTAGCCCTTGCCCGCGGCTCCGACGTCGAGCAGCGCTGGGGTGAGGGTGGTAAGTTCACTGCCATTCCAACTGATCGCCTCCTGCCATTCGGGCACGCGACTGCGGGTGGCGGCGGGCTGCAGTGAGTAGGTGCGGTCGTAGCCGAGCTCTTCGAGCGCGTGGCCGACTAGTGGGCTCATGGCCCCGCTGGTTGCGGTGTAGAGACGGCGATACAGTTCGAGGAGCGGCGCGGCATCCGCTGGGAACTGATAGGTGCCGCGGGTTCGGGCGATGCTGCTGACGAGGGAGTCGTCACGAAAACGCGAGTAGGTGCGGTCGAACTCATCGATGCGTGCGTGCAGGGCAGCCTCTGACCCAGCAGTCAGCGGCTGATCCGTGTCGATCTGCCACGGCGCACCAATGGCATCGAACCTGTGACTAGGCGAGAGCGTCTGTCTTGATTGCATCGACGGCCTTATTGAAGCCGCCGCTGGTGAGTGAGGAACCGGCAACTTTATCGACGGACAGGTCGTCGATGTTCTTGCCGACAACCTCGGCGGCGATCCCACTAATAAATTCGCCCTGGTATTGCTTGGAGTTGGGGCTTTCGCCGTAACCCTTGACCGTGACATCGGTGACGACGTTGCTTTCGAGGGTGAGCGTGACATCCACTTTTTCGGCACCGTTCGGCGAGGTGTAATCCCCGGTCTCGGTGTAGGTTCCGTCGGTGTAATCGCCGCCGGCAGCGGGGGCGCCCGCGTCGGCTGCTGCCCCATCGGTGCCGGTGGCGGGGGAGGAGCAGGCGGAGAGTGCTCCCACGAGGGTCACTCCGGCAAAGAGGGCGGTGGCGGTCTTCTTGTCGGCGAGGCTACGCATGGGGCTCCAGTGGGGTGGTCGGGCTTTTAGTATGACGGAGAGCTGCTGTGAAGCAGACGAATG
It encodes the following:
- a CDS encoding transcriptional regulator, which produces MDKVRFDDVIHAPLRLRISGLLRPVDKLDFAVLRNALDVSDATLSKHLKTLIGAGYVVSDKASTSDRGDARRIMWLSLSPAGRDAFDAHVRALQEIAGAVTTDIWRSAD
- a CDS encoding heavy metal translocating P-type ATPase, whose amino-acid sequence is MTTLVAAVRRYPLVALTVVVGVVGLALNWTPASAVVPWLLSGYSLVVAAREAVSMIRRLFRKEFGLDVLAVTAIIATVLVGEYWASIVIVLMLTGGEALEDFAAGRAQRELKALLSRVPQIAHVFDDSGELVDVPVTAVTVGERLVVRPSEIVPVDAVLVSASTAVDESSLTGESMPVDKVAGDLLLSGSVNGPEAVTVTAAARASESQYQRIVQLVSEAAASKPALVRLADRYAAPFTFVSVALAGIAWWLSGDPTRFAEVLVVATPCPLLIAAPVAFMAGMSSASAHGVVIKNAGTLEVLARAKTVVFDKTGTLTRGTPEVVAIRPESGRSEEAVLTLVAAAEQYSSHVLAASLVAEARRRGYSLPAVTDAREVATHGVQARIGTEVITVGKPAFVAEQAPGLAQVDLGSGEAAVYVAVDDQLAGVIILRDAVRDEAQRMLHDLQALGIQKTLMVTGDIEQTAQKVADELQLSEVHAECLPEDKVRIVHTITPGPVVMVGDGVNDAPVLAAADVGIAMGAKGSTAASESADIVILVDDLYRVVDAVSVSKRTVYIALQSIWIGIAISIALMLVAMTGVMPAIVGAALQEVVDLVTILNALRALNLGRNAGSARVASDSSSPLSAGAR
- a CDS encoding FAD-dependent oxidoreductase — encoded protein: MKRWLDRTLGSLAMYKLVLASLVLLTVLAIVLAFFGLISPDPLALLASLPVAVVFSFVSSWLGARIVRQRAHLESSLVTGLIVFFIMAPSLELTGLLGIALASTIAGASKFLIAFRGRHIFNPAAIGAYVFIFAPLGFPTWWIGTPWLQPLIVLSAFLILYRTQRLDLGVVFVVVAASTRIALTIAGGGSLTEALSFTFASSPLLFFVGFMLSEPLTQPPRRWQRLSIAVIVALLFSIPFSIGPLYSDPLLALLIGNLIAFFFTQRRTIRMTRVETTEVAPGIWEITFAPHRPITFRAGQYIELSLPHTAADFRGVRRHFTISSAPDAGATLSVTVSVSEKSSSFKTALLALPRGAQVNATGIWGDFVLPRKISEPVLLVAGGIGVTPFASQVAHAQRHSEGRDIVVVYASSSSEPLPFTDVLSEAGVRVIVFGPQPAESLPAGWELGGEGRMNGDALSALVPDLASRRVYLSGPPALVNDLKLALRTNGARRIHTDYFSGY
- a CDS encoding FAD:protein FMN transferase, producing the protein MQSRQTLSPSHRFDAIGAPWQIDTDQPLTAGSEAALHARIDEFDRTYSRFRDDSLVSSIARTRGTYQFPADAAPLLELYRRLYTATSGAMSPLVGHALEELGYDRTYSLQPAATRSRVPEWQEAISWNGSELTTLTPALLDVGAAGKGYLVDLVAEVLRAHRVTTMTVDASGDILHRGETPLRVALEHPLDTSKAIGVVTVQNEAICASAPNRRAWAGLHHILDARTGLPTDRIIATWAIAATTLEADGLATALFFAEPASLLAEFDFHWVRMFATGRVESSPSLNGELFTHRTRA
- a CDS encoding FMN-binding protein gives rise to the protein MRSLADKKTATALFAGVTLVGALSACSSPATGTDGAAADAGAPAAGGDYTDGTYTETGDYTSPNGAEKVDVTLTLESNVVTDVTVKGYGESPNSKQYQGEFISGIAAEVVGKNIDDLSVDKVAGSSLTSGGFNKAVDAIKTDALA